Genomic window (Devosia chinhatensis):
AACATGGCGACAGGGGCGGGGGCCTTTCGGCTGATCACTTCGCCGGTGCGTTCCGCCACCATGGTGGCGAGGGCCTCGAAATCCTGCTTATCCTCGCCACTTGCATAGAGACGGGCGAGGCCCTCCAACTGGGTTCCGGCATCGTCCATGCGGGCCATCAGCGCCTTGAGCTGGCTTTCGACGGCGCTGGTGTCGATCTTGTCGCTGAGGGCCTCGATCTGGTTTTCGAGCCGCAGGAAACGCGGCTCGAGCCCGGCACTGACCACATCGCGCAGGGCATGAATCTCGGACTTGAGCGCGGCGACGTCGTCGTTGCCGCCGTCCATTTCCTCGATCCGGTCCGTCAGGGCTGCGATCCGCGCGACCAGAAAATCGGGCTCGCCCGATTTTTCCTGCATCGCCCGCGTAAAGGACGCCAATTCGCCGGTGAGGCTCTCGAAATCGGCCGACGACACGGCAACGTTGCGTTCCAGTGCATCGACCCGGTCATAGACGTTGCGCATGCCGGCCTCGATGGCTTCCATCGACGGTGCCAGAGCGGCAAGTGGGTCCGTGGGGGATGACGCACCGCGCCGGGTTTCCCGCGCTACCTCGCGTTCCATTTGCTGCGCCTGCAGCTCGGCGAGCTTGCTGACGGTGCCCGAGACGTCGTCGAGACGGGCATTGACCGCATCGAGGTCCACGCGGGGCGCATGTTCGATCATCGCACCCAAGGCGGCGATCTGCGCTTCGAGACGCTTGACCTGGCCGGTCTCGCCGATGGCGCCCGCCAGAAGCTCGACCACCTGGGTGAGTTGCTCGACCTGCCCGGCCACTTCGCGGACATTGCCGGCGCCGTGCTTCTGGCTTCGCAAATCCTCTTCGAGGCTTTCAAGCCGCTCACTCATGCCACCCACAAGCACACTCAGCTCACGGATTTCGGGCATGTCGATACGGCGCATGGCCGAAACCTGCGCGCCCTGGCGGCTGCGGATCTGGGCGATGGCCTGGGTGAGATCGTCGGCGTCATCGGCAAATTCGGGGCGGTCGCGATCGCTGAACCGGTCGACAGCCCGCTTGACGGTGCGCAAGGCCTCTTGGCGCCGCGACGTGGTTTCGGTGCCGTTCATCTGGTCGCGCAGGCTGCGCACACGCTGGGTCAGCCCATTGGCCGCCGGGACCTCGGTAATGACCTCGGCCTGACCATAATGGCTTTCCACCTTGTCGAGCAGCGCGACCAATTCGCCGCGCAAGGCTTGCCATTCGCTCGCTTCGCGGGCCGGTTCGGCAAAGTCCGTTTGGGAGGAGGCGCGCGGCATGTCGGGACCCTGTCACACAGATATGCAGACCCCTCGTGAAACACCACGAAGGTATGAGGCCTATCCTTGGGAAAACATGGTAAAGAAGCCGTTAAGCATTGTCGCAATATGCAGAATTGACCTGCACAACCCTGCCCGGGGGCGGGTTATTACGGACAAGAATCACAGCTTGAGTTGCCCATGACGCGCCGCCGCATCATCATCGTAGACGACCATCCGCTCTTCCGGGCCGCCTTGCGTCAAACTCTGGCGGGCGGAGATACGACCGTCAGCGTCGAGGAAGCAGGCGACCTCAGCGGCCTCAGCGCCGCGCTCGATGCCGACCGGGACTGCGACCTTGTCCTGCTCGACCTCAACATGCCCGGCGTTCGCGGATTTTCCGGCCTGCTCCTGCTGCGGGCCCAATATCCCGACATTCCCGTCATGATCATTTCGGCGGTGGAAGACAACACGGTCATCCGGCGCGCCTTCGAGCTGGGTGCGGCGGGCTACCTGCACAAGTCGGTGGGCCCGACGGAAATCCGCCGTGCCATCGAAACGGTTTTGTCCGGAGAGGTCTTCGTGCCCGCGGGCACCACCTTGGGCGGAGAAGACGATCACAGTGCGCTGATGAAGCGGCTGGCAACGCTGACGCCCCAGCAGGTGCGCGTCCTCATGATGCTGAGTGATGGCCTGATGAACAAGCAGATCGCCTATGAGCTCTCCATCTCGGAAGCGACGGTCAAGGCTCATGTCTCGGCCATCCTTCAAAAGCTCGATGTCGACAGCCGCACGCAGGCGGTGATTGCTGCCGCCCGCATCGAAGACGGGCAATTCGAGGCCCTGTTTTCCACCGGCACCGAAAAGGTTGCGCCGTGAAGCCGCACATTTCCATCATCACCATCGGCGTTGACGATCTCGAGCGGGCATTCGGCTTCTATCGCGCGCTGTTTGATATAGGCGACGATCAGATCGGCGCGGGCGAAGACCATGTCGCCTTCTTTTTTGACGACCAGTTCAGCTTCGTGCTCTTTCCCCGGGCCGACATTGCTCAGACAGCCGGCAAGCCCGAGGCGATCGCCGGAACGCCGGGATTTGTTCTCAGTCACAGGGCCGAAAGCGCGGAGGCAGTGGACGCGATCCTTGATCGCGTGCTGGTCGCCGGCGGCTCGGTCATCACACCGGGCACCGCGTCGGAATGGGGTTACTCAGCCTATTTCGAAGACAGCGAAGGCAATGTCTGGGAAGTCATGGCGACACCGCCGGCCGATTGACGAGGCCATTCGGTCACTAGAAGCCACCACCGGTTTTGAACTCACCCTGTTTGCGGGTGCCCGCTGATCCGGTGCGCGGGCGCGAAAAACCCCCGCCGCCGGATGTGGATCCGCCGCCCCAGCCGCCCCCAAAGCCGCCTGGGGGCCGTGGCGGCTTGCCACCGCCAAAACTACCATCGGGCCAGTTGAACCCGCCGCCGCCGCCGGGCGGCAAGGGATTGCCGCTGGAGGTGGCACTGCGCGTCTGGCGCGTGCTCTTGTATCCCGCACCCCATTCGTTTCCGGGGGTCCAGTTCTGGCTGCGCCGCCATTGGTCCCAATAGCTCGCGGCAGAGATGCCGCCGCGCAGGAACTGATCGAGCAGGTCTCCGACCAGACGATCTTCCTTGAAGCTGGAATTGGGATCGTCGAAGCGCTGCTTCTTGAATTCCCACTGGATATCTTCCAGCTCGCGCCGCCGCGCTGCCAGGATCTTGAGGCGCTCACGATCCTCGCGGCTTTCCGCGTCTTCTTCGCGCAGCCGTGTTCGCGCTTCGTCGATCTGGGCGATGATGGTGTCGTCCTGCCCGGTGCGTGTCATGCGCGCCGCTGCCAGCAAGGTTTGAATGTCCTCGCGACCAAGCGCCGTTGCCAGCTCGGTAGTCGCTGCTTCAAAGGCCGGGTCCTTGCCCTCCGCCAGGGCCTGCAAGGCTGTGGCGGCCTTGTCACGCTGGTCCTCGATGGAGAGGATATCGCCGTCCATGGCATCGATTTCTGTCTGCGTCAGCGCAATGGCATCGCGGAGCGGCTTGCCGCCGGCCCGGTCCACCGCGTCGATCTGCAATTGTGCCAGTTCGGCTTCCGCCTCCTGCACCAGCTCTTCCTGGCGCTCGGCATGTTCGCGAAGCCGTAGCGGAATGTCGTTGAGCATGGCGTAGTTGGGGCGGGCTTTGTGAAAGCCCACCATGGTCGCCACCAACCCATCGAGATAGCGCACGAGGTTGCCGGCGCGATATTCGCTCGTGCCGTAGCCGGCATTCCACAGATACATGAACAACGGATCGTCCCGATAGGGGCGACCCTTTTCGGTGCGATCCTGCTCGGCCTGTTCTGTCTTGCGCCTGGACTGCTCGGCGATCCGGTCGAGCTCCTCGGTCTCGCGCTTTTTTTCCTGGAATTGGAGATCAGTTGCCAGCTGCTGGCTGAGGCTCTCTGTCAGTGCCGTCAGCTTGCGCTGCTGGTCTTCGAGCAGGGCCCCGGCGGCGTTGCGGCGCTCGACCAGCACCGTGCGTTTGGCATCGAGATCGCGCATGGCCCTTTCAGCCTTGCTCACGTCCCTGGCGTGCTCCTTCAACATGTCGCGGGCCTTGGCCTCGGCTGCGGTGATGCGACCGTCCAGCTCACTCTGGACGGCAGGATCAAGCCGAAGCTGGGCCAGCTGGCGGAACAGCTCGGCCTCGCTTTCCTTGATCTTGGCGATGCGTTCAGCCGAACGGGCAACGCGTCTTGAAAGATCGTCCTCCTCGCGGCGTATGTCGCGCATGGCCTCTTCGAGACTGGCCAGGGCCTGGGGGCCACGGATACTCATGGTCTCACCATTGCGTCACCGCACCACCCGAGACGGGCATCAGATATTCCACCTCGAGAAAACCTTCCGACTTTCGTCCCACGAGATTGCCCTGGATGATGCCATCGTCCTGCTTGTCCGAGGCAACGGCATTATAGACCGTTTCAGGCACGCGCAGGCCCCACATCTGCACCTCGTCGGTCTGCCCGGTTTCCTCGTTGAGAATAGGCAAGGTCACCGCGTCGCCGTCGGGATCGATGGCTTCCACCACGATGTAGTAATTGGTGGCTTCTGTATTGATTTCAGGAAAGGTCCAGAACCCCGATTGCATGTCGGGCCGGTTGACGACGCGCAGGGCATATTGTTGCCGCAGCAGGTCGCGCAGGTCGGTCAGGCGGGCGATGACACCTTCGGCGCCCTGGCGATTGCCTTCCGCGGCCATGGTCTTGCCGCGAGTGCGCAACGCCTCTGCCTGCACCACGGCCTGCTGCACCTTGGTTTCCTCGTAGATCGTCTGGTAGAGCGCGTCCATCTGGGCAGGCAATGTCTCTGCCAGCGCAACCTGGGCCTGCTCGGCTTGTCCGCGCTGATAGGGTTGCCATATTCCGAAATAGCCGACACCCAGCACCATCAGCGCCGCAAGGCCAGCGAGGACCGGCCGGCCCCAGGCTTTGCGGCTGACATAAAGCCGCGCCATCGTTGTCCCCAGCCCCGGGGCAGGGGGCGTATAGGCAAACCGGCTTTCCGCCAGAGCCGAAACGCCCTCCTTGAGGATGTGGTCCGGCACCTCGATGCCCTGCTGGTGATAAAGCGCCCGCAGCCGTTCAATCAGCTGTTGTTCCCGGGCGGCACCGTTCAGCTCGCGCGTGACGAGGTCTTGCCGGTGGCGAAGCGTGTCGACCACGTCCATCGCCATCATGACCTCGTCCAGCGGTGCTGCGGGCTTTGCCATCACTTCGCTCATATCAGGCCGGAGCTCTCGTCACCGGCGTCCTATGACCGGGTTTCGAGCAGGAGAGCGTTACCCTCTGCCGCCAAGGTCGCCAGCCGGCGCTTCCCGTCCTCGACCGCATCGCGGATTTCCGCGGAATTCTTGGTCGATGCCACCCGCATCTCGTTGATGATGGTGCGGCTTTTCTCCTGGAAATTGACCACTGAATCCACGAGCTTCCTGACCGCATCCGCGCGCACGGTGGGGCCATAGCCGGCTCTAATCGCCTCTTCCTGAACCTTGTCGCCGATCTCGGCGAGGGTTTCGAGGCTCTTGGACATGCCTTCCTTCATCGCGTTCAGCGTCTCGGTGGATTCGTGTAGGCCAAACATGCCGGTGAAGGACGCCGACAGGGCGGTCAGCACGGTTTCATTGGTCGAAAAGAACGAGATTGACTGCTGATAGACGCGCTCCTTGGCATTGGTGGTCTGCATGAGACGCGCCATCACCACTTCGGACGTATTGTAGGAAATAGTGAGGTTGTCCGAGAGATCCTTGACGATCTGGTAGCGCTTTTCCTCGTTCTGCATTTCCCGCAGACGCTCGTCGCGCGCCAGTTCCAGCCGCGCCCGGTCTGCCGGCACCGTGCCGGCGTAAGCGGAAAGATCTTCCGCCGACTTCTGCAGGATGTTCTTTTTTTCCTCGAGCCGCTTTTCGGCGACCTGCAGCAATTCGAGCGCCATCACCTCGGCCTGCTTGAGCGCCCCGCGGAAGTCGCGATAGGCCTCGAGGATGATCTGCTCGCGGTCGATCTGGTCCTTGGTGTCGCGCGTCACCTCGAGATAGGTGTCGCGAATCTTGTTGAAGCGGGTGGAAATGTCGCCACGGCTGACCTTCATCCAGACATTCTGCACGCGCTCGACCACGTCGATCTTGTTGTCCTGCAACTGGTCGACCATCATCTTGGCGTCGTCACGGATGGAATCGAAGCCCTTGGTGATGTCTTCGTAGCGTTCGCCGATCTTCATGGCGGCGACCTGCTCGCGCACAACTTCGTTGAAAGCGCTGGCTTGCGACAAGGTCCGTCCGATCAGGATCACCCGGGTCTCGTCGAGTTCGGTGATCTGGCTGAGCAGGCCGATAATGGGCTGCTCGCCCTGCTGTTCGGGCCAGATGCCGAGGTCGCGGATGGCGTTGACGGCCTTGTCGAGATATTGCAACGGCCTTTCCGCCAGTGTCGGGACGGTGGCGGTGGTTGCGCTCGGGGTCGTTTGGTCAGTCATCGCTGTATCCCTTTATTCGGGCCAGATCGGCATGGCGCCTCAAGGCCCTAGATTGCGTCTGGCGGGCCGCGTGACAATTGCAACTGCGTCTCCGGCCAACTATTTAGCTCATATTGGTGCGAAAAAGCCGCAGGTAAAGGTGAGGCGCTTATGCCCGAACATGTCCGCAAGAACGACCCGTTCCGGGCGCTCGGCGAGAGGTTGCGCTGAATGGATTTCGGTGGACGCTATCGCATCACGGCCCCGCGCGACGCAGTCTGGCAGGCGCTCAACGATCCGGCCATGCTCAAGGCCGCAATCCCAGGATGCAGCCACATCGCCTGGGCCGGGCCCGATAGCCTCGATCTCGAAATCCAGGTGAATCTGGGTGTGGTCAAACCCACGTTCAAAGGGCAATTGACGCTTTCCAAAGTCGTCCCGGCTCAAAGCTATACGCTGTCCGGGCGCGGCAAAGGTGGATTGATGGGCCTGGCCGAAGGTGCTGCAGACATCGTTCTGGTTGACGAGGGCACAGATACATTATTGTCCTTCAGCGCACAGGGCGGTGCGTCGGGTCAGATCATGAAGCTGGGCAAGGCGCTGATCGGCAATTCGGCACAACGCATCATCGATGGATTTTTCGAGCGCTTCGCCCAGGCTATGGGCGTCGATATCGTTGTGCTCGATCCGATCTGAAAGCGCTTTATTTCCAAATTGTTAACCAGGCCACAATGCGCCTTGGATCGGCCATCTTTCCGCCGCCAGCGGTGCTGTACACAGCAGGTGCCCGCAACAAGTTGATTTAAATTTTAGCCATGACCTCCCAGCTCCGCGACACAATCACTCTCTATGCCATTGCCGCGATCGCTGTCCTTGGTACCCTTTACGCCGATTCAGGCCTTGATCTGGGCCAGCTTTTCCAAGCGCTTTTGGCTCGCTTCTAATCGGTTTGCGCAAGCCGTGTGCGGCAGCCTGCCTGCATAGCGGGCTTTACGCGCGAAATTTGACCATATGGAAAAATTTCGCGTCATCCCTCTTGCGGGCAAAGCCATTGCACGATTTTATCCCCTGTTAGCGCACGCAGATTGTGCTGCGGGACCCGTTCCCGGTGCTGGGTGCGAGACAGGGAGACCAATCAATGAAAATTTCGACCTTTACCAAGGCCATCGCCAGCGGCGTTGCTCTGAGCGCCGTCATGGCCGGTGCGGCCATGGCCGACGGCGCGCTGGTCTATGACGGCGGCGGCAAGTTCGACAAGTCGTTCAACGAAGCAGCCTATACCGGCGCCGAGCGCTTCAAGGCCGAAGGCGGCAATTACCAGGACCTCGAAATCTCGGGCGACGCGATGCGCGAACAGGCCGTGCGCCAGTTTGCCTCCCGCGGCAACAACCCCATCGTGCTCCCGGGCTTCTCGTGGGAAACCGCGCTGCGCGCCGTCGCTCCCGAATTCCCCGATACCAAGTTCACCATCATCGACACCGTCGTCGATCTGCCTAACGTGCAGTCCGTCGTGTTCAAGGAACAGGAAGGCTCCTATCTCGTCGGCATCCTGGCTGCCATGCAGTCGGAAAGCGGCAAGATCGGCGTCGTCCCCGCGTTCAACTTCGACCTGCTCGAAGCCTTCGCCTGCGGCTATGCGCAGGGCGCCAAGTCCGTCAATCCGGACATCGAAATCCTCGAGACCTATGTCGGCACCGGCTTTGAAGCATTCAACGATCCGGTAAAGGCCACCGAAGTGGCGAAGTCCCAGCTCGACCAGGGCGTGGACGTCATCTTCCAAGTCGCCGGTGGCGCTGGTGCAGGCGTCCTGCAGGCTGCCGCTGATGCCGGCAAGTTCTCCATCGGCGTGGACAGCAACCAGAACCATCTCCATCCCGGCTCCGTCCTCACCTCGATGACCAAGCGCGTCGACGTGGCCACCTATAACGCCATGAAGGGCGTCGAGGACGGCACATGGGCACCCGGCCTTGTGGTGCTCGGCCTGGCCGAGGACGGCGTGGGCGCGGCATTTGACGACAACAATGCCGAGCTCATCACGCCCGAAATGACCGCGGCTGTGGAAAAGGCGACCGCGGACATCGTTTCCGGTGCCGTAACGGTGCACGATTTCCGCACCGACAAGCAGTGCCCGTCGCTCTAAGACCGAAAGGGGTCAGGACTTAGCATGGAAAGTCTGAACCCGGACAACGCGCAGCGGCCCCAAGGGGCCGCTGCTGCTCCCCTCGCCATTGAACTGGTCGGCATCAACAAGCATTTCGGTGCGGTTCACGCCAATCGCGACATCCATCTGGCCGTCAAGCGCGGCACGGTGCATGGCATTGTGGGCGAAAACGGCGCCGGAAAATCGACGCTGATGTCCATCCTCTATGGCTTCTACACGGCCGACAGCGGCGAAATCCGCGTCAACGGCACGCCCCAGACCATCACCGACAGCCGCAATGCCCTGCAGCTCGGCATCGGCATGGTGCATCAGCACTTCATGCTGGTCGACAATTTCACCGTCCTCGAAAACGTCGTACTCGGCGCCGAGGATTCCGCCTTCCTCCGCCCCACGCTCAACAAGGCGCGCGACCAGCTCAAGGCTTTGGCGCGCGACTACGGGCTGGAGGTCGATCCCGATGCCATCATCGAGAACCTTTCGGTCGGCCAGCAGCAGCGCGTGGAAATCCTCAAGGCGCTTTACCGCGGCGCCGAGACCCTCATTTTGGATGAACCGACCGGCGTGCTGACGCCGGCCGAGGCCGATCACCTGTTCCGCATCCTGGGCAAGCTGCGGGCCGAGGGCAAGACCATCATTCTGATCACGCACAAGCTGCGCGAGATCATGGCCATCACCGACGAAGTCTCGGTCATGCGCCAGGGGGCCATGGTTGAGACCCTGCGCACAAGCGATACCAGCCCCGAGCAATTGGCCGAACTGATGGTCGGCCGCCGCGTCCTGCTGCGTGTCGAAAAAGGCCCGCCCAATCCCGGCAAAGTTTTGCTCGACGTCGAAAACCTCATCGTCACGGACGATTTCAAGGTGCCACGCGTCAAGAACATCAGCTTCGAGGTTC
Coding sequences:
- a CDS encoding response regulator gives rise to the protein MTRRRIIIVDDHPLFRAALRQTLAGGDTTVSVEEAGDLSGLSAALDADRDCDLVLLDLNMPGVRGFSGLLLLRAQYPDIPVMIISAVEDNTVIRRAFELGAAGYLHKSVGPTEIRRAIETVLSGEVFVPAGTTLGGEDDHSALMKRLATLTPQQVRVLMMLSDGLMNKQIAYELSISEATVKAHVSAILQKLDVDSRTQAVIAAARIEDGQFEALFSTGTEKVAP
- a CDS encoding CoxG family protein, translated to MDFGGRYRITAPRDAVWQALNDPAMLKAAIPGCSHIAWAGPDSLDLEIQVNLGVVKPTFKGQLTLSKVVPAQSYTLSGRGKGGLMGLAEGAADIVLVDEGTDTLLSFSAQGGASGQIMKLGKALIGNSAQRIIDGFFERFAQAMGVDIVVLDPI
- a CDS encoding DUF6384 family protein, giving the protein MAKPAAPLDEVMMAMDVVDTLRHRQDLVTRELNGAAREQQLIERLRALYHQQGIEVPDHILKEGVSALAESRFAYTPPAPGLGTTMARLYVSRKAWGRPVLAGLAALMVLGVGYFGIWQPYQRGQAEQAQVALAETLPAQMDALYQTIYEETKVQQAVVQAEALRTRGKTMAAEGNRQGAEGVIARLTDLRDLLRQQYALRVVNRPDMQSGFWTFPEINTEATNYYIVVEAIDPDGDAVTLPILNEETGQTDEVQMWGLRVPETVYNAVASDKQDDGIIQGNLVGRKSEGFLEVEYLMPVSGGAVTQW
- a CDS encoding VOC family protein, which gives rise to MKPHISIITIGVDDLERAFGFYRALFDIGDDQIGAGEDHVAFFFDDQFSFVLFPRADIAQTAGKPEAIAGTPGFVLSHRAESAEAVDAILDRVLVAGGSVITPGTASEWGYSAYFEDSEGNVWEVMATPPAD
- a CDS encoding BMP family lipoprotein — protein: MKISTFTKAIASGVALSAVMAGAAMADGALVYDGGGKFDKSFNEAAYTGAERFKAEGGNYQDLEISGDAMREQAVRQFASRGNNPIVLPGFSWETALRAVAPEFPDTKFTIIDTVVDLPNVQSVVFKEQEGSYLVGILAAMQSESGKIGVVPAFNFDLLEAFACGYAQGAKSVNPDIEILETYVGTGFEAFNDPVKATEVAKSQLDQGVDVIFQVAGGAGAGVLQAAADAGKFSIGVDSNQNHLHPGSVLTSMTKRVDVATYNAMKGVEDGTWAPGLVVLGLAEDGVGAAFDDNNAELITPEMTAAVEKATADIVSGAVTVHDFRTDKQCPSL
- a CDS encoding cell surface protein — translated: MTDQTTPSATTATVPTLAERPLQYLDKAVNAIRDLGIWPEQQGEQPIIGLLSQITELDETRVILIGRTLSQASAFNEVVREQVAAMKIGERYEDITKGFDSIRDDAKMMVDQLQDNKIDVVERVQNVWMKVSRGDISTRFNKIRDTYLEVTRDTKDQIDREQIILEAYRDFRGALKQAEVMALELLQVAEKRLEEKKNILQKSAEDLSAYAGTVPADRARLELARDERLREMQNEEKRYQIVKDLSDNLTISYNTSEVVMARLMQTTNAKERVYQQSISFFSTNETVLTALSASFTGMFGLHESTETLNAMKEGMSKSLETLAEIGDKVQEEAIRAGYGPTVRADAVRKLVDSVVNFQEKSRTIINEMRVASTKNSAEIRDAVEDGKRRLATLAAEGNALLLETRS